A section of the Desulfotignum phosphitoxidans DSM 13687 genome encodes:
- a CDS encoding branched-chain amino acid ABC transporter permease, which translates to MGILQKFKQMFSTVPMLGWFLGILAAVLIEYFWGYDYISYYLGLPKIPVLFGALIMLKEPVMIPGALAYDLIVYVIPVLAVAKLSCFITNPGAALLEKLPLWLSAVIHLVCFYAILHLWAGINDYRVLVVKLTLVSIILTVSINVINGYQGEFSCSHPGFMALGAYVSSILTLVLFTNDKIFGTALLPPALGPYLFPLVLVVGGAAAAIGSLAVAIPSFRTRGDYLAIISLAFMFIVKSAVENLNIIGGARGMGGQPDLAPLPVIFFWTMLCIWVIHNFVTSILGKALNTVRDDEAAAESMTVKTRKTKMTAFMFGAFWAGVAGGLFAHVLTYINPGMFSINRLAEILAMVYFGGLNSIVGSIVGAVSINVLGEALRPLELFKWIIIPLILIFVMIFRPYGLISFTEINAKKLLEAKHKRQQGVSP; encoded by the coding sequence ATGGGAATTTTACAAAAATTCAAACAAATGTTTTCAACAGTACCCATGCTGGGATGGTTTCTGGGTATCCTCGCAGCCGTGCTGATTGAATATTTCTGGGGGTATGATTATATCTCCTATTACCTGGGTCTGCCCAAAATACCGGTGCTGTTCGGCGCATTGATCATGCTCAAGGAACCCGTGATGATCCCCGGTGCCCTTGCCTATGACCTGATCGTTTACGTCATCCCGGTGCTGGCCGTGGCAAAACTTTCCTGTTTTATCACCAACCCCGGGGCTGCCTTGCTGGAAAAGCTGCCGTTGTGGCTTTCCGCGGTCATCCACCTGGTCTGTTTTTATGCCATTCTCCATTTGTGGGCAGGCATTAACGACTACCGGGTCCTGGTGGTCAAACTCACCCTTGTTTCCATTATTCTCACGGTGAGTATCAATGTCATCAACGGGTACCAGGGGGAATTTTCCTGCTCCCATCCCGGGTTCATGGCCTTAGGGGCATATGTGTCTTCCATTCTGACTCTGGTGCTGTTCACCAATGACAAAATTTTCGGCACGGCCCTGCTGCCCCCGGCCCTGGGTCCCTATCTTTTCCCGCTGGTGCTGGTGGTGGGAGGCGCTGCCGCCGCCATCGGTTCACTGGCTGTGGCCATCCCCTCTTTTCGCACCCGGGGGGATTACCTGGCCATTATCTCTCTGGCATTCATGTTTATTGTCAAGTCTGCGGTGGAAAACCTGAACATCATCGGCGGTGCCAGGGGTATGGGGGGACAGCCGGATCTTGCCCCGCTGCCCGTGATTTTTTTCTGGACGATGCTGTGCATCTGGGTCATCCACAACTTTGTCACCTCGATTCTGGGCAAGGCATTGAATACGGTGAGAGATGATGAAGCAGCAGCAGAATCCATGACAGTTAAAACCCGTAAAACAAAAATGACCGCCTTTATGTTCGGTGCTTTCTGGGCCGGTGTAGCCGGCGGTCTTTTTGCCCATGTGCTCACCTATATCAACCCGGGCATGTTCAGCATCAACCGCCTGGCGGAAATTCTGGCCATGGTCTACTTCGGCGGTCTCAACTCCATTGTGGGCTCCATTGTGGGCGCGGTGAGTATCAATGTGCTGGGTGAGGCGTTGCGTCCCCTGGAACTGTTCAAATGGATCATCATTCCGTTGATTCTGATCTTTGTCATGATTTTCAGGCCCTATGGGCTGATCTCTTTTACGGAGATCAATGCAAAAAAACTGCTGGAAGCCAAACACAAACGCCAACAAGGAGTGTCCCCATGA
- a CDS encoding glucose-6-phosphate isomerase, translating to MYDSDSFNSLKTHASRMNTPEFHLKHLIKDPCRLTDFSLNIPGFFYDFSRQRLDNSVRQTLNTLAGETRAKEMFVQMAAGNPVNPTEKRAALHTAARGFLDSGLKPENTQILSDIRTVARNIRIFSQDVHKGRITGTRKKKFTDAVIVGIGGSYLGCEFVYKALKPGRHPKINLHFLSNVDIDNFGQILTRIEPDTCLWIIVSKSYTTTETMANLTQVQAFLNRHHLNPEDHLVTITAKGSPGDDPSNPVRASFYMFDFIGGRYSVSSAVGGVPLSLAFGYDTFEQFLIGCAQMDRHAFQAPVQENIPLTAALISIWNIQILKYSAQAIIPYSSALSKLPPHVQQVYMESLGKSVDIHGTPLPCPAGSIVFGEPGTNAQHSFFQLAHQGPAFPVEFIGVLKPGYTGDQVTSKGVFNHQELWANLIAQTQALAKGRDHEDPARSFSGNRPSSLVVIPDLTPESVGLLLSFYEARTVFEGFMLNINPFDQFGVELGKILASGIRRQMAEKNAGTPSGGTPPDPVTAFYLKALFNGRID from the coding sequence ATGTATGATTCAGACAGTTTCAACTCACTGAAAACACACGCCAGCCGGATGAATACGCCGGAATTTCATTTAAAACACCTGATCAAAGATCCTTGCCGTCTGACCGATTTTTCCCTGAACATTCCCGGTTTTTTTTATGATTTTTCCCGGCAGCGACTGGACAATAGTGTCAGACAGACATTGAACACCCTGGCCGGCGAAACCCGTGCCAAAGAGATGTTTGTCCAAATGGCGGCCGGCAATCCCGTCAACCCCACGGAAAAAAGGGCCGCACTGCACACGGCTGCCCGGGGATTTCTGGATTCCGGCCTGAAACCGGAAAACACCCAGATTCTCAGTGATATCCGGACAGTGGCTCGAAACATCCGCATTTTTTCACAGGATGTGCACAAAGGCCGCATCACCGGAACCCGGAAAAAAAAATTCACGGATGCCGTTATCGTGGGAATCGGCGGCTCCTATCTGGGCTGTGAATTTGTTTACAAAGCCCTGAAACCCGGCCGGCACCCCAAAATAAATTTACATTTCCTGTCCAATGTGGACATTGACAATTTCGGGCAGATCCTCACTCGGATCGAACCGGACACCTGTTTGTGGATCATTGTGTCCAAATCTTATACCACCACGGAAACCATGGCCAACCTGACCCAGGTTCAGGCGTTTTTGAACCGCCACCACCTGAACCCTGAAGATCATTTGGTGACCATCACGGCCAAAGGCAGCCCCGGGGATGATCCGTCCAATCCCGTGCGGGCCAGCTTTTACATGTTTGATTTCATCGGGGGACGATATTCCGTGTCTTCTGCTGTGGGCGGGGTCCCTTTGAGCCTGGCATTCGGATATGACACATTTGAACAGTTTCTGATCGGTTGCGCCCAAATGGACCGCCATGCCTTTCAGGCCCCGGTGCAGGAAAACATCCCTTTGACCGCTGCGTTAATCAGCATCTGGAATATTCAGATACTGAAATACTCGGCCCAGGCCATCATTCCCTATTCCAGCGCCCTGTCCAAACTGCCCCCCCATGTCCAGCAGGTGTACATGGAAAGCCTGGGTAAAAGCGTGGACATTCACGGTACACCCCTGCCCTGCCCGGCCGGCAGTATTGTTTTCGGAGAACCCGGCACCAATGCCCAGCATTCATTTTTCCAGCTGGCCCACCAGGGCCCGGCATTTCCCGTGGAATTCATCGGGGTGCTCAAACCGGGTTATACCGGAGACCAGGTCACATCCAAAGGGGTGTTCAATCACCAGGAACTGTGGGCCAACCTCATTGCCCAGACACAGGCGCTGGCCAAAGGCCGGGACCATGAAGACCCGGCCCGATCCTTTTCCGGAAACCGGCCGTCATCTCTGGTGGTGATTCCCGATCTCACCCCGGAAAGCGTGGGGCTGCTGTTGTCTTTTTATGAAGCCCGGACCGTGTTTGAAGGATTTATGCTGAACATCAATCCCTTTGACCAGTTCGGGGTGGAACTGGGTAAAATACTGGCATCCGGAATTCGCCGTCAGATGGCAGAAAAAAATGCCGGGACCCCTTCCGGCGGCACACCACCGGACCCGGTCACGGCATTTTATCTCAAAGCGCTTTTCAACGGCCGAATCGATTAA
- a CDS encoding ABC transporter substrate-binding protein, protein MRKIAVLTVVAFCAAMMFSSLAFSARKTIIKIGINAPLTGDIPKVGEGSKYAAQMWLEDIENAGGLEVGGKKYEVELVIEDNESKAESAVKANTKMITQDDVLAIVGPQSSKQAVPAGEVANKYKTVMISPWSTNPSTTLDRPYVFRGCFLDPFQGPVVANFITEEFGFTKAAVLYDVASDYPKGLAEVFKQAWEDKHGAGSVVAYESFTTKDTDFSSQLTKIVKSGAEVLFTPQYYNEVPLIVSQAKNLGWTGPIVGSDSWGSAETIELCGEDCYGLFFSSHYAAAGAKGATKAFIDRYEKTYGYIPDDVAALTWDALRLAQQAIQDAGKLTGKIEKDREAVRDALAQIKDFDGITGKMTFTEEGDPIKCAVIVRINHQGEYEFYGSSCP, encoded by the coding sequence ATGAGGAAAATTGCTGTTCTAACAGTGGTGGCCTTTTGTGCGGCCATGATGTTCTCGTCTCTGGCCTTTAGTGCCAGAAAAACCATTATCAAAATCGGTATCAATGCCCCGCTGACCGGGGATATCCCCAAGGTGGGTGAAGGTAGCAAATACGCGGCTCAGATGTGGCTGGAAGACATCGAAAACGCCGGGGGACTGGAAGTGGGCGGTAAAAAGTACGAAGTGGAACTGGTCATCGAGGACAATGAGTCCAAGGCGGAATCCGCTGTCAAGGCCAACACCAAAATGATCACTCAGGATGATGTCCTGGCCATTGTGGGACCGCAATCCTCCAAACAGGCCGTGCCGGCCGGTGAGGTGGCCAACAAGTATAAAACCGTGATGATCAGCCCCTGGTCCACCAACCCCAGCACGACCCTGGACCGGCCTTATGTGTTTAGGGGCTGCTTTCTGGATCCGTTCCAGGGACCTGTGGTCGCCAATTTCATCACGGAAGAATTCGGTTTCACCAAAGCGGCCGTACTGTATGATGTGGCGTCCGACTATCCCAAAGGACTGGCAGAGGTGTTCAAACAGGCCTGGGAAGACAAACACGGGGCCGGCAGTGTGGTGGCCTATGAAAGCTTCACCACCAAGGACACGGATTTCTCCTCCCAGCTTACCAAAATCGTTAAATCCGGTGCCGAGGTTCTGTTCACGCCCCAGTATTACAATGAAGTGCCTTTGATCGTCAGCCAGGCCAAAAACCTGGGCTGGACCGGACCCATTGTGGGTTCTGATTCCTGGGGATCGGCTGAAACCATTGAATTGTGCGGTGAAGACTGCTACGGGCTGTTCTTTTCCTCCCATTACGCAGCCGCCGGTGCCAAAGGTGCCACCAAAGCCTTTATCGACCGGTATGAAAAAACCTATGGCTATATCCCCGACGATGTCGCCGCTTTGACCTGGGATGCGCTTCGCTTAGCCCAGCAGGCGATTCAAGATGCCGGCAAACTCACCGGAAAAATCGAAAAAGACCGGGAAGCGGTCAGAGACGCTCTGGCCCAAATCAAGGATTTTGACGGCATTACCGGTAAAATGACCTTTACCGAAGAAGGCGATCCCATCAAATGTGCCGTTATCGTCAGAATCAACCATCAGGGCGAATATGAATTTTACGGCTCCAGCTGCCCCTGA
- a CDS encoding 3-oxoacyl-ACP synthase III family protein, which translates to MKKASIRGTGMYVPPHVVTNRDLEKMMDTSDEWIRQRTGIKQRYWINEDCGASDLGAEAARMALDNAGWQAEYLDFIIFATLSPDIMFPGSGCLMAGKLGLNKTPVLDIRQQCTGFLYGLATADSYIKSGLANRVLLVGGEVHSSGLDKTTRGRDVTVIFGDGAAAVCLEGVDTDDNVGLLASALHADGNHADSLMTELPASRLMQRIPPGLPFDDPRYYPVMDGPAIFKKAVRMLPKVTHEALEKANISLDEIDLVVPHQANKRINEAYGQFMKLDPSKIFHNIEKYGNTTAASIPLALHEAMAQERVGKSGDTVLFLGLGAGLTWGASIYRFF; encoded by the coding sequence ATGAAAAAAGCCTCGATACGTGGTACGGGCATGTATGTGCCCCCCCATGTGGTGACCAATCGCGATCTTGAAAAAATGATGGATACCTCGGATGAATGGATCCGCCAGCGAACCGGGATCAAGCAGCGGTACTGGATCAATGAAGATTGCGGCGCGTCCGACTTGGGCGCTGAAGCGGCCCGCATGGCCTTAGACAATGCCGGATGGCAGGCAGAGTATCTGGATTTCATCATATTTGCCACTTTGAGTCCGGATATCATGTTTCCGGGTTCCGGATGCCTGATGGCAGGCAAACTGGGCCTGAATAAAACCCCGGTACTGGATATCCGGCAACAATGCACCGGTTTTTTATATGGTCTGGCTACAGCAGATTCCTATATCAAGTCCGGCCTTGCCAACCGTGTGCTGCTGGTGGGCGGGGAAGTGCATTCATCGGGCCTGGATAAAACCACCCGGGGACGGGATGTGACCGTGATATTCGGGGACGGGGCCGCCGCCGTCTGTTTGGAAGGGGTAGATACGGATGACAACGTGGGATTGCTGGCATCGGCCCTGCATGCAGACGGCAATCATGCGGATTCTTTGATGACGGAACTGCCGGCATCCCGGTTGATGCAGCGCATACCTCCCGGGCTTCCCTTTGATGATCCCCGGTATTATCCGGTCATGGATGGACCGGCGATTTTCAAGAAAGCCGTCAGAATGCTGCCCAAGGTCACCCACGAAGCCCTGGAAAAAGCAAACATTTCTCTGGACGAGATCGATCTGGTGGTACCGCATCAGGCCAACAAGCGGATCAACGAGGCCTATGGTCAGTTCATGAAACTGGATCCGTCCAAAATATTCCATAACATCGAAAAATACGGCAACACCACGGCGGCCAGCATTCCTCTGGCCCTTCACGAGGCCATGGCCCAAGAGCGGGTGGGCAAATCCGGGGACACGGTGCTGTTTCTGGGGCTGGGTGCCGGCCTGACCTGGGGGGCGTCCATCTATCGGTTTTTTTAA
- a CDS encoding branched-chain amino acid ABC transporter permease: MEPLIESFNYILQNIINALQRGSFYAVISIGYSMVYGVLMLFNFAHGDIFMVGTYIGFGIATLLLATFSGLVPPPVIFLATVVITMFLASWIGVFVEVAGYRPLRQAPRASAAITGLMIGIIFETTILIMLGAKRLSFPPLMETVNYHIGGIYITNVKAMIIIISLLLMLALHAFIQKTKWGMAMRAMSYDFLAVPLMGVSINIIAPLTFAVGAGLAAVAGILYGQAYPILDPYMGVLLGWKAFVAAILGGRGSIKGAALAGYLLGFIEIFVATVFPSTLRDFIAYSIILVILTFRPRGFFGMEHSTKLRL, encoded by the coding sequence ATGGAACCTTTGATAGAATCCTTTAATTATATTCTTCAAAACATTATCAATGCCCTGCAGCGGGGCAGTTTTTATGCCGTGATATCCATTGGTTACTCCATGGTGTACGGGGTGTTGATGCTGTTTAACTTTGCCCATGGCGATATTTTCATGGTGGGAACCTATATCGGCTTCGGCATTGCCACGCTATTACTGGCCACATTCAGCGGTCTGGTCCCGCCTCCCGTGATTTTTCTGGCCACCGTGGTGATAACCATGTTTCTGGCATCCTGGATCGGGGTATTTGTGGAAGTCGCCGGGTATCGTCCGTTGCGCCAGGCCCCCCGGGCATCTGCCGCCATCACCGGACTGATGATCGGTATCATCTTTGAAACCACCATCCTGATCATGCTGGGTGCCAAGCGCTTAAGCTTTCCACCGTTGATGGAAACGGTCAACTACCATATCGGGGGCATCTATATCACCAATGTCAAGGCCATGATCATCATCATCTCTTTGCTGCTCATGCTGGCCCTGCACGCCTTTATCCAGAAAACCAAATGGGGCATGGCCATGCGGGCCATGTCATACGATTTTCTGGCCGTTCCCCTCATGGGGGTGTCCATCAATATTATTGCACCCCTGACCTTTGCCGTGGGTGCGGGCCTGGCAGCCGTGGCCGGCATACTGTATGGGCAGGCCTACCCGATTTTAGATCCCTACATGGGGGTGCTGCTGGGATGGAAAGCGTTTGTGGCAGCCATTCTAGGAGGACGCGGCTCCATCAAGGGAGCGGCTTTGGCCGGGTATCTGCTGGGGTTCATAGAAATCTTTGTGGCCACGGTTTTCCCCTCCACCCTGCGGGACTTCATTGCCTATTCCATTATCCTGGTCATCCTGACCTTCAGGCCCAGGGGATTTTTTGGAATGGAACACAGCACCAAGCTGCGTCTTTAA